In [Leptolyngbya] sp. PCC 7376, a genomic segment contains:
- a CDS encoding DUF559 domain-containing protein, whose product MYLKGGKCVILEIDGKHHNADAARDRDYSRDRLMLKEGISTARFTAQECMNATAEVVNEFLGLF is encoded by the coding sequence TTGTATTTGAAGGGGGGTAAGTGCGTAATCCTTGAGATTGATGGGAAACACCACAACGCAGATGCTGCAAGGGATAGGGATTATTCAAGGGATAGGTTGATGTTGAAAGAAGGGATATCTACAGCTCGGTTTACTGCTCAGGAATGTATGAATGCTACTGCTGAAGTGGTGAATGAGTTTTTGGGGTTGTTTTGA
- a CDS encoding septum formation family protein, with amino-acid sequence MKFRLVIFIISLIGFGVYNHFTSARRDGSGDIVSEGQIGSFEIKQGDCFNNTDFSNLTTLPAVPCAEPHDNEVYAVFDIPLSTYESDDETFRLAVEACTERFDNFVGRTYEDSKLDILTLYPTLATWEEGDRGIVCAVFDVDGEKLMGTAEGLGI; translated from the coding sequence ATGAAATTTAGACTTGTTATTTTTATAATCAGCCTCATTGGATTCGGTGTCTATAATCACTTCACAAGTGCTAGGCGGGATGGCAGCGGCGATATTGTCAGCGAAGGGCAAATTGGCTCTTTTGAGATCAAGCAAGGTGATTGCTTCAATAATACAGATTTCTCAAATCTAACCACTCTGCCTGCTGTGCCTTGCGCAGAACCCCATGATAATGAGGTTTATGCGGTATTCGACATTCCACTATCAACTTATGAGTCTGACGATGAGACCTTTAGGTTGGCAGTAGAAGCCTGTACTGAACGCTTTGATAATTTTGTTGGCAGGACTTATGAAGATTCCAAGCTTGATATCTTGACGCTCTATCCCACCTTAGCGACCTGGGAAGAAGGTGACCGTGGAATCGTCTGTGCGGTGTTCGACGTAGATGGCGAAAAGCTGATGGGTACTGCTGAAGGTCTAGGTATATAA
- a CDS encoding PTPA-CTERM sorting domain-containing protein, whose product MVSAAIGVGLVAAPSVNALEITTASGTYELELVLGSFDANADEIKSTSWWGNSSLAEELAQAVVDQNLFSDLGDPDLGVLFGYAQPSGDNTRVDVWAAYTPEAIAINFPELLNYAASNTYSYSDNIYWTKPYSYWISGGTVEVESVPTPAAILPVLTGLFGSAIRKRKEEDA is encoded by the coding sequence GTGGTATCTGCTGCAATCGGAGTAGGTCTAGTTGCAGCTCCTTCAGTTAATGCGTTAGAGATTACAACTGCAAGTGGTACATATGAGCTTGAACTTGTGCTCGGAAGTTTTGATGCGAATGCAGATGAAATAAAATCAACCTCATGGTGGGGCAATTCCAGTCTGGCTGAGGAGTTAGCGCAAGCTGTAGTAGACCAAAATTTGTTCAGTGACTTGGGCGATCCAGATTTAGGAGTGTTATTCGGTTATGCTCAGCCTAGTGGGGATAACACGAGGGTGGATGTTTGGGCTGCCTACACACCTGAAGCTATAGCAATAAACTTCCCTGAGTTATTGAATTATGCAGCTTCAAATACCTATAGTTATTCGGATAATATTTATTGGACAAAGCCTTATTCATACTGGATTAGTGGTGGCACAGTTGAAGTAGAGTCAGTTCCCACACCCGCAGCAATCCTCCCAGTTCTCACTGGATTATTTGGTTCAGCTATTCGTAAGCGTAAAGAAGAAGACGCTTAA
- a CDS encoding site-specific integrase, whose product MDKSIFKIGSISVYLSDANKQSYRIRWRAFDKQHSLTVTDLVAAQSIAIEINRDLSQSIYHTRDYYDPRKSIERQLIDEQYKDLNFLFCEWEKLEHDYAHTTLQNHKRVRDFIASLPKELRKLDNSHRFLEAYRSRYAESTIDRDLQVISACVNHWVKLGKVPHNPYPVIRGLLKPKKQQNKGRFTATEKDRILRRIGDGNVYRDLYQFLFMTGLRPEEAVPLTWGNFDNIKGLININKTYTACQLRRNTKQGKKDKIVTRKYRVNEGLKDFLFSLSEGVDVSEDSALIFPRVSSK is encoded by the coding sequence ATGGACAAATCAATATTCAAAATCGGTAGCATTTCTGTTTATCTATCTGATGCGAACAAACAAAGTTATCGAATCCGATGGCGTGCTTTCGACAAACAACACTCACTCACTGTTACGGATTTAGTTGCCGCTCAATCCATTGCTATAGAAATCAATAGAGACTTATCTCAGAGTATTTATCACACAAGGGATTATTACGACCCTAGAAAATCAATTGAACGACAACTTATTGATGAGCAATATAAAGACTTAAACTTTTTGTTTTGTGAGTGGGAAAAACTAGAGCATGATTACGCCCATACAACCCTACAAAATCACAAGCGTGTAAGGGACTTTATTGCATCCCTCCCAAAGGAATTGCGGAAGCTGGATAACTCCCATCGGTTTCTCGAAGCCTATAGAAGTAGATATGCGGAAAGTACTATAGATAGGGATTTACAGGTAATCAGTGCTTGCGTGAATCATTGGGTCAAACTAGGAAAAGTCCCTCATAATCCATACCCTGTTATTCGAGGATTGCTTAAGCCAAAGAAACAGCAGAACAAAGGAAGATTTACTGCAACTGAGAAAGACAGAATATTGAGGCGAATAGGAGACGGCAACGTCTATCGTGACCTATATCAGTTTCTTTTCATGACTGGCTTAAGACCTGAGGAAGCAGTACCGCTCACATGGGGAAATTTTGACAACATTAAAGGACTGATTAATATCAACAAAACCTATACAGCATGTCAGCTTAGACGCAACACAAAACAAGGAAAGAAGGATAAGATTGTCACTCGAAAATACAGAGTAAATGAAGGACTAAAGGATTTTCTTTTTTCTCTATCTGAAGGGGTGGATGTCAGTGAAGATAGCGCATTAATATTCCCGAGAGTTTCAAGTAAGTAA
- the mnmA gene encoding tRNA 2-thiouridine(34) synthase MnmA, translating to MSKVAVGLSGGVDSSVTAGILHRQGYEVEGVTLWLMKGKGQCCSEGMVDAADICEQLGINHHIVDSRDLFQKYIVDYLVTGYESGVTPLPCSQCNRMVKFGPMLQWAKEELGIDKIATGHYAKIRHNEETGRYELLQAVDRNKDQSYFLYDLTQEMLAGTLFPLGEYTKDYTRQIAEEMELSTAKKPESQDLCLIEAHGSMKTFLDKYIDQKEGDIIDLDGKVLGKHTGIHHYTIGQRKGLGIAASEPLYVVKLDNVMNRVIVSTRDRAGKDGCTVNRMNWISIAPITAPIRATVKVRYRSQAVPVNVVPLDNGRLKLAFDEPQFGITPGQAAVLYEGEKVLGGGIIENEIAG from the coding sequence ATGAGTAAAGTTGCTGTCGGTTTATCAGGGGGCGTCGATAGCTCCGTCACAGCAGGAATTCTCCATCGACAAGGATATGAAGTAGAGGGTGTTACTCTCTGGCTGATGAAAGGTAAAGGCCAATGCTGCTCAGAAGGAATGGTCGATGCAGCCGATATCTGCGAACAACTTGGCATTAACCACCACATCGTCGATAGCCGAGATCTCTTCCAAAAATATATCGTTGACTATCTCGTCACAGGCTATGAATCGGGAGTCACACCTTTGCCTTGCTCTCAGTGCAACCGCATGGTGAAATTTGGTCCCATGTTGCAATGGGCGAAAGAAGAATTAGGCATCGATAAAATTGCGACAGGACATTACGCCAAAATTCGCCATAACGAAGAAACTGGTCGGTACGAACTATTACAGGCAGTGGATCGCAACAAAGATCAGTCTTATTTTCTCTATGACCTCACCCAAGAAATGTTGGCGGGTACACTGTTCCCGCTCGGAGAATACACCAAAGATTACACTCGGCAAATTGCAGAGGAAATGGAACTCTCCACTGCAAAAAAACCGGAAAGCCAAGATTTATGTTTAATCGAAGCCCATGGTTCCATGAAAACTTTCCTCGATAAATATATCGATCAAAAAGAAGGAGATATCATCGATCTCGATGGCAAAGTTTTAGGTAAGCATACTGGCATTCATCACTACACCATTGGTCAACGCAAGGGTTTAGGTATTGCAGCATCGGAACCGCTCTATGTGGTCAAGCTCGACAATGTGATGAACCGCGTTATTGTGAGTACCCGCGATCGCGCGGGAAAGGATGGATGCACAGTGAACAGAATGAACTGGATTTCTATTGCACCGATTACTGCTCCTATTCGCGCCACAGTAAAAGTTCGGTATCGCAGTCAAGCTGTTCCTGTTAATGTGGTTCCCCTTGACAATGGTCGTTTGAAATTAGCTTTTGATGAACCACAGTTTGGCATTACCCCTGGTCAAGCGGCAGTACTATATGAAGGCGAAAAAGTCCTTGGTGGTGGCATTATCGAAAATGAGATTGCGGGCTAA